DNA from Kiritimatiellia bacterium:
AAGAAATGATGGCGGTCGTGCAGCTGCCAGAGTCGAGCCTTTCGAAACTTCGCGAAGGGCTGCCCGCCCGGATTACGGTTAGCGCGCTGCCGGGGCGCTCATTCCGAGGGCATGTGGACCGCATCGCGATCCTGCCGAACTCGAGCCAGAGCTGGTTGAATCCGGACATCAAGGTCTACGACTGCAACGTGTGGATTGACGAGGACACCGAGGGCCTTCGGCCCGGCATGACCTGCCGCGTCGAGATCGTGATCGAGGAGTATGAAGACGCGGTGTACGTGCCGATCCAGTGCGTGCTGCGGGTCGCTGGCCGGCCAACGGTGTACGTGCTCTCCGGTGGCCGCGCAACGCCTCGCACCGTGGAGGTGGGCCTCGACAACAACCGGATGATCCGAATCATCAGCGGGCTGGAGGCGGGAGAACGCGTGCTGCTGGCGCCACCGATCCCGCCGTCCGAACTCGAGGCCGCGTCAACCGCAGCGCCCCCTGCGACGGCGCGAAGCCCCGCGGGCAGCACCAACGGCCCTGCCGTGTGGCGGCCGCCGGAGGGCGGCGGGCCCCCGCCGGAGGGACCGCCCCGCCGCGAAGGCCCGCCGCGGGCGCGCCCCGGCCGGCCGCCGCGCGCGGTGGAGGCGGCGGACCGCTCTTCGCCCATGCCACCGGCATCACCATGAGCCCGCTCGCGCCCGCTGCATCGCGCACGCCAATGATCCGGCTCGAGAACGTCGAGAAAGTGTATCGCGTCGGCCAGACCGACGTGCCCGCGCTGCGGGGGATCACACTGGAAATCCACCGGGGGGAGTTCTTTGGCCTGCTCGGCCCCAGCGGCTCGGGCAAGAGTACCCTGATGAACCTGATCGGCTGTCTCGACCGCCCCAGCCGCGGCCGCTACTGGCTGGACGGCGCGAACGTGGAAGAGCTGGACGACGACGCGCTCAGCGAATACCGGCTGCGGCACCTGGGCTTTGTGTTCCAGAGCTTCAACCTGATCCCCCAGCTCACCGTGCGCGAGAACATCGAGCTGCCCATGTACTACCGCGGAGTCCCGCCGGCGGAAAGCCGCGCGCGCGCGGAGAAGCTCGCCGAGATGGTCGGGTTGGCCGACCGCCTCCGTCACCGACCGGCGGAGCTCTCCGGCGGCCAGTGCCAGCGCGTGGCGATCGCCCGCGCGCTGGCGAACGATCCGCCCGTGATCCTCGCCGACGAGCCGACCGGCAATCTCGACAGCCGCACCGGTCTGCAAATCATGGAGCTGCTGGCGTCGCTCAACCGCGACGGTCGAACAGTGATTCTCGTCACTCACGAGCCAGACATCGCCGCCTACGCCCGCCGCCGCATCTGGCTGCGGGACGGACAGATCGAACGGGAAGAGGTCGCCGCGTCGTGACGCTGATCGGCCTCGTGCGAAATCTGCGGCTGGGGGTGAAGGACATCCTGCTGCACAAAACCCGCTCGCTGCTGACCACCCTCGGCGTGGTGTTCGGCGTCGGCAGCGTGATTGCGATGCTGGCGGTCGGCGAAGGGGCCAGCCAGGAGGCGCTCAATGAGATCCGCAAAGTCGGCAGCCGCAACATCATCATCCAGTCGCAGAAAGTCGTGGACGAGGAGATCTCGTCGCGGCGCTACATCCGGATGAGCGTCTACGGTCTGAAATACGAGGACGCGGAACGGATCCGGGAGCTCGGCCCGGCGATCCGCCGGATCGTACCGGTGCGCCTGATGCGACGGGATGGGATGCTCGGCATGCGCCGGATGGAACTGAGGGTGGTTGCGACCCACCCGACTTGGTTTGAGCTGGTTCCGCGCCGAGTGGTCGCCGGCCGCGTGTTGCGCGAGGAGGATGCGCGCCACTTCGCCCGCGTCTGCGTGCTCACCGAGACCGGCGCGCGCCGGCTGCTGGCCGCCGAACACGTGATTGGGGAAAAAATTCAGATCGGCAACCAGTTCTTCGAGGTGATCGGCATTGTCGAAAGCGGCGTGAGTGGTCGCAACATTGCGGTTCCGGACGAGGAGGTGGACGCGTACGTACCGATGAACGTCCAGCTCCAGCTCTTCGGCGAGATCAACGCGCGGATCACGTCCGGCAGCCGGGAGATGGAGAAGGTGGAGCTGCACCAGATCCTTGTGGAAATTGAGCGCGATGAGATGGTTGAACCAATGGCCCGCGCGATCGAGGCGATGCTGCGCACGTTTCATCCGCGAAAAGACTACAAACTGAGCGTCCCGCTCGCGCTGCTCCGGCAGGCGGAGCGCACGAAGCGCACCTTCAACATCGTGCTCGGCTCGATCGCCGGCATCAGCCTGCTGGTCGGCGGGATCGGCATCATGAACATCATGCTCGCGTCTGTCACGGAACGGACTCGCGAGATCGGCGTCCGCCGTGCAATCGGCGCGCGCCGCGGGCAGATCGTCCAGCAGTTCCTGATCGAAACAGTGGTGCTCTCAGGTGTGGGCGGTATGATCGGGATCGCGGTCGGCGTGCTGATCCCGCTGCTGATCACGCGTGTGTCCGGCATGCCGACGCTGGTGCCGTTGTACAGCCTGGTGCTGTCGTTCGGGATCAGCGTCTCGATCGGGCTGATCTTCGGGCTCTACCCGGCGGTCCGCGCCGCGCGGCTCGATCCGATCGTCGCGCTGCGCCACGAGTAAACCGCGGCCCACTCAGCCGCCGGCGAGCCGAGCACGAAAGACAAAAAAGACCGCCGCCAGAATGCAGAGCGCCGCCCACAGGTAGTCCGAGCGCACTGGCTCCTTCAGGTAGAGGACCGAAAACGGCACAAACACCGTCAGCGTGATCGCCTCCTGCAGGATTTTCAGCTGCGGCACGCTCAGCGCCTGATGTCCGATCCGGTTCGCCGGCACCTGCAACAGATACTCGAACAGCGCGATCGCCCAGCTCGCAATCGCGGCGACGAACCACGGCCGGTGCGCGAGGTTGCGCAGGTGCGCATACCACGCAAACGTCATGAACACGTTGCTACAGGTGAGCAGCCCCACCGAGATCAACAGATGCCGATTCATCGCCTCGCGCGGGGGCCGGCCTGACGCCGACTCCCGCCCCAACGACTACACCTTCGGCAGCAGCACCGCCTTCAGCCGCCCGATCTTCGGCAGCTCGCCCACCAGCGGCCGCACATACTCCAGAAACGCCGGCGTCACGTCGTTGCCCGCCGGCGAGATGAACTCGTCGGGCATGTGCCGCGTTTCCTTCGCGACCTTTGAGAGTTCGACACTATCGATCGCCACCTTGTAGGCGCGACCCGGCAGCCGCCGGATCGCGGTGCTGCCACTCTCGTGCCGACCGGAGACCGCGAAACGCACCGCCATTTCGCCCACGCGGCGCGCCTCGCGAGCGTCCACCGCGGAGACAACCCCCACAAAAGAGCGCTGCAGATAACCGAACGTATCGGCCCGCACCCGGCTGATCTCCGCCTTCGCGCGCACCATCTGCGCCAGCAGATCGCCCAGCGCACCGGTGCCGCTGAGCTGCACGTTGCCGTGCGAGTCCGTTTCGCGAGTGAACTTCGCGACGATTGGCTCGCCCTGTTCGTCCGCGATGCCCTCCGACACCGCGACCACACAGCGACCGTGCTTCGCGTAGATCGCCTTCACGTCCTCGAGAAACTTGTCCATCGAAAACGGCCGCTCGGGCAGATAAATCAGATGCGGACCGTCATCCGGAAACACCCGCGCGAGCGCGGAGGCGGCGGTGAGGAAGCCGGCATGACGACCCATCACCACGTTGATCTTCACGCCCGGCAGTGAACGGTTGTCGAGGTTGTCGCCCATGAACGCGAGCGCGACAAAGCGCGCCGCGCTGCCAAAACCGGGGGTGTGGTCGTTTTCGCGCAGGTCGTTGTCAATCGTCTTGCAGATGTGGAAGCAGCGGATCGGGAAGCCGGCCTTGCGCGCCTCCTCCGCAATGATGTGAGTGGTCTCGGCGCTGTCGTTCCCACCGATATAGAAGAAATAGCGGACTTCGCGCCGGCGCAGCACCTCGAACACCCGCGCACAGTCTTCCGGGGTGGGCTTCTTCCGGACCGAGCCCAACGCCGCGGCGGGCGTCCTCGCGACCAGTTCGAGGTTCGCGGGCGTCTCCTTGCGCAGATCGCAGAGGCGATCCTCGAGCAGACCTTTCAGCCCGTGGAGCGACCCGTAAATTCCGCGGATCTCCCGGTGTTTCTTTGCCTCGACGATCGCGCCGACGAGACTCTGATTGATCACGGCGGTTGGGCCGCCGCTCTGCGCGATCACCATGTTGCCGACGACCGAGCCGGTACGACTTGCACTCGCAGCTTTCACTTTTGCTCTCCACACGAACGACCGCCGGCGTCCGGCCGGCGTCGCGCCGAATAAAAACGCGGACTACGATAGCGGGCCGCATCGGTCGGATCAAGCCCGGCGCGAGGCCCCGGAACGGCGCGTCGGGCAGGTCGTCATTCCCGGTTGTCAGGACGTAGGGGGCGTGATAGTCTGAGGTTTTTGCGGGAATGTAGGGGGCGCTGTTTCCGCCTGCGCGGGCAGGGCTTGGGCGCCCGAAGCAACAACACATCACCCATGGCACACAAGACGACAACCCGGAGCCCGGCGGTCACCGGGCCGGACGCACAACGTGCGGCGCTCGAAAAAATGTACGAAGAGACGCTGCGCGATTTTACCGAGGGCGCGATTGTGACCGCTCGCGTGCTCGAGGTGCGGCCGACGGAGGTCCTGGTCGATATCGGCTACAAGTCCGAGGGCACGCTGCCGGCATCGGAGTTTCGCGAGGGGCTCGACCAGCTGCGGCCTGGCGACCAGTTCGAAGTTCTGATCGAAAACCTTGAAAACGACGATGGCCTCGTCGAGGTCAGCAAGGTGCGCGCCGAGCAGCAGCGCAAATGGGAGAACATCGTGCTCAACTGCACCGAGGGGAGCGCGGTGACCGGCGAGGTGAAGGCGCGGGTGAAGGGCGGCATGATCGTAGACATCGGCGTGGACGCGTTTGTGCCGGCGTCCCAGCTCGATGTGGGCGCAGTGAAGAACCCGGACGACTACCTCGGGAAGACGCTCGAGTTCAAGATCGTGAAGATCAACAAGGAGCGGCGCAACGTGGTGTTGTCCCGTCGCGAGCTGCTGGAGGAGCGGCGCCGCGAGGCGAAACGGGAGCTGTTGCGCGACATCCGGCCCGGCCAGATCCGTCGCGGCGTCGTGAAGAACCTCACCGAGTACGGCGCGTTCGTGGACCTGCAGGGCATGGACGGCCTTCTGCACATCACCGACATGTCCTACCGCCGGCTGAACCACCCCTCGGAGGTGGTGCAGGTCGGCCAAGAGGTCGAGGTGGTGGTGCTCAGCGTGGACCACGAGAAAGAACGGATCTCGCTGGGCCTGAAACAGCGCATGGCGAACCCGTGGGAGGGCGTCGAAGACCGCTATCCGGTGAATTCGCGCGTTCGCGGCAAAGTGGTCAGCCTCGTCCCCTATGGCGCGTTCGTGGAGCTGGAGCCGGGCGTGGAAGGGTTGATCCACGTGTCCGAAATGTCGTGGACGAAGCGGGTGGTGAAGGCGTCGGACGTGCTGAAGGTCGGCGACGAGGTAGAGGCGGTGGTGCTGGGCGTGAGCGCGGCGGACCAGAAAATTTCGCTGGGGCTCCGTCAAACCCTCGAAAACCCCTGGGAGCGCGTGCAGGAACGCTATCCGATCGGCAGCCGCGTGAAGGGACGCGTGCGCAATTTCACCAACTATGGCGCGTTTGTCGAAATTGAGGAGGGGATCGACGGCATGATTCACGTGTCCGATCTCTCGTGGACGCGCAAGGTCAACCATCCCTCCGAGGTGCTGCAGAAGGATCAGGAGGTCGAGTGCGTGGTCCTCGAGGTGGATCCGACCGAACAACGCATCAGCCTCGGTTTGAAACAGGCGCAGCCGGACCCGTGGTCGGGTGTGCAGCAACGGTACCGCGTCGGCCAACGCGTGAAGGGACGCGTATCGAAGGTCGCCTCGTTTGGGGCCTTCGTGGAGCTGGAGGAGGGAATCGACGGGCTGGTCCACATCAGCCAGATCAGCGACGAGCGGGTCTCGCGGGTTCGCGACGTGCTGCAACCGGGCCAGGAGGTCGAGGCGCGCGTGATCAAGATCGACCCGGTCGAACGGAAGATCGGTCTGAGCATCAAGGCGGCACAGGTGCCCGACGAGGAGTTCACCGTCAGCGACGAAATGCTGCAGGGCCTGCGGCCGGGCGAAAACCTGGTGGACATTGCGGGCGCGTTCGAAGAGGCGTTTGGCTCGCTCGGCACGAAAGAGTGGCACCCCGGCGAATCGTCGAGGGACGACCGCGACGGGCCGGCTTCCTGACGCGGCGTCGGCCCCGCTGACGAGGGCCGCATCGGAGAACACTCGATGAACGCGCAGGTGGCCGCGCAACTCGAAGCGCTGGCGAGCCGCACGGTGGACCTCGTCTCGCGAGAGGAGTTAGCTCACCGTCTGCATACCTGTGCGACAGAAGGGCGGCCGCTTCGGATAAAATACGGCGCGGACCCCTCGGCGCCGGACCTTCATCTTGGTCACGTGGTGGGGCTGAACAAGCTCCGCCAGTTCCAGGACCTCGGTCACACGGTGGTGTTCATCATCGGCGACTTCACCGCGCGGATCGGTGATCCGTCCGGCCGCTCGAAGACCCGGCCACCGCTCAGCGCGCAGCAGGTCGCAGAGAACGCCCGCACCTACCAGGCACAGGTGTTCCGCATTCTGCGAGAGGACCGCACCGAGGTGCGCTACAACTCGGAGTGGCTGGATCCGCTCCGGTTTGACGAAGTGATCCGGCTCGCCGCGCACGTCACCGTCGCGCAGATGCTCCAACGTGACGATTTCGGTGCGCGGCACGCGGCCGGCCGGCCCATCTCGCTGGTGGAGTTTCTCTACCCCCTCGTGCAAGCCTACGATTCGGTCATGGTTCGCGCCGACGTGGAGCTGGGGGGGACGGACCAGCTGTTCAATCTGCTGTTGGGCCGCGAGCTGCAGACCGCGATGGGGCAGCCACCGCAGGTGGTGATGACGATGCCGTTGCTGGAGGGGCTCGACGGTCACCAGAAGATGAGCAAGAGCCTGGGCAACTACGTCGGGGTCACGGATCCGCCGGGAGAGATGTTCGGCAAGATCATGTCGCTGCCGGACCACCTGATGTGGAAGTACTGGGCGCTGGTGATGGGCTGCCCGGAGGCGGAAGTGCGGGCGCGGCAGGCCGAGGTCGCCGCCGGTCGCCGCTCCCCCCGCGACGAAAAGGACGAACTGGCGCGGCGGATTGTCGCGCGATTCCACGGAACAGCAGCAGCGGACGCCGCGTCCGCGGAGTTTGCGAAGGTGTTTACTCGGCGGGAGCCGCCCAGCGAGATGCCGGCCGTCTCGCTGAACGACGAGGAGCGGGCGAGCGGCGTGCGGTTGTATGCGTTGTTGGTGCGGGCGGGTCTGGCCCCGACCAACAGCGAGGCCCGCCGACTGATCCTCCAGGGTGCGGTGGAGGTCGGTGGAGAGCGGATCACCGATCCGACCGCGCTGGTTCGGCCTCCGCCTGGCTGCGTGATCCGGGCAGGACGCCGCGGATTCGCACGGATCGACGGTTGAGCGCGGCGCCGCCCGCGCCGGGGAGCAACAGATGGCGATGTTCACGGTTCTCATCGGTGCGCAGTGGGGCGACGAAGGCAAAGGCAAGGTCATCGATGTGCTCACCGAGCGGGCCGACTGGGTTGTGCGCTATCAGGGCGGCAACAACGCCGGCCACACGGTGGAGATCGGTGGCGTTCGACATGTGCTGCATCTGCTGCCGTCCGGCGCGATGCGACCCGGCGTCCGATGCGTGATCGGCAATGGGGTGGTGGTGGACCCCGTCGCGCTCTGTGCGGAGATCGACGAGCTGCGCGCGGCGGGTGTGGACCTGCGTGACCGACTGTTCCTGAGCGATCGCGCCCATCTGGTGCTGCCATACCACCGCGCGCTCGACGCGGGACGCGAAGCGGCGCTCGGCCGCGGCGAGCGGATTGGCACCACTCAGCGCGGCATTGGCCCCGCCTACGTGGACAAGGCGATGCGGATCGGGCTGCGCGCGTGCGCGCTCACCGATCCCGACTTCCCGCAAATCGTTCGCGAACGGCTGGAAGCTGCGAACCGACAACTGGCGGCGACCGGACAGCCGGCGCTCGAGGTCGGTCCGCTGGCCGCGCAGATCGCTGCGGCGGCACGGCAGCTGGCTCCCCACGTCACCGACACCTCCCGGCTGCTGGACGAAGCCTGGCGGCGGGGGGAGGCAGTGCTATTCGAAGGTGCACAGGGCACCATGCTCGATGTGGACTTCGGCACGTACCCGTTTGTCACCTCCTCGAACGCGACCGCCGGCGGCGCATGCACCGGCAGCGGCGTCCCGCCCAACCGGATTTCCCGCGTGATTGGCGTGCTGAAGGCCTATACCACGCGCGTCGGTGAAGGCCCCTTCCCCACCGAACTGACCGACGCCACCGGCGAGGCGCTGCGGCAGGCCGGCCGTGAATTCGGCGCCACCACCGGCCGCCCGCGCCGTTGTGGGTGGTGGGACGCGGTCGTCGCGCGCTACTCTGCCCGCATCAACGGCGTACAGCAGTGGGCGCTGACCAAGCTGGATGTGCTCGGCGGGTTTGACCCGATCCGCCTGTGTGTCGCCTATGAACTGAACGGCCGGCGGCTCGATGACGTTCCCGCCGACGCACGCGCGCTCGCCGCCTGTCAGCCAGTTTACGAGGAAATGCCCGGTTGGACCGGCTCGCTGCAGCATGTCCGCCGGCTCGAGGATCTGCCCGCTGCGGCGCGTCGGTACCTCGCGCGCATCGAACAGCTCACCGGCGTGCCGATCGGGATCCTCTCGCTCGGCGCCGGTCGCGAGAACACCATCGTGCTCGATCCCCCCGGCGTGGAGCACGGATGAATACGACGGCGGCCAACCGGATTCCCCGGCACGTTGCGATCATCATGGACGGCAACGGCCGCTGGGCCCGCCAGCGCGGCTGGCCGCGGTTGCGGGGACATCGGGAGGGTGCCGAGTCCATCTCCGCCGTGCTGCGGGTGTGCAAGGAGGTCGGCATCGAAATTCTAACGCTATACGCGTTCAGCGTGGAGAACTGGGTCCGCCCACGGGAGGAGGTGCACGGCCTCATGAGACTGCTGCGCCGTTTTCTCCGCGAGCGCGAGCACGAGCTGCACGAGCACCGGACCCGACTGCGCGCGATCGGCCGACTGCAGGATCTGCCCCCCGCCGTGCGCGCGGAGCTGGAGCGCGTGATCGCCGCCACCGCGCACTACCGCGACCGGCAGCTTGTGCTCGCGCTCAGCTACGGCGGTCGAGCAGAGATCGCGGATGCTGCCCGACGCATCGCGCAGGCGGTCCGCGATGGCCAGCTGGATCCGCAGAGCGTGAACGAAGAGGTCGTCGCGCGTCACCTGTACGCGCCGGACCTCCCCGACCCCGACCTCGTGATCCGGACCAGCGGTGAGCTTCGACTCAGCAACTTTCTGCTTTGGCAGATCTCCTATGCCGAACTCTACTTCACGCCGGTGCTCTGGCCGGACTTCCGCGAGGAGGAATTTCGTGCCGCGCTGGCGTCCTACCGCGGACGCCGACGGCGGTTCGGAGACATTCAATGAATGAGCTCCGCGCGCGGCTCCGGAACGCGGTGCTACTCATTGCGGCCCTCGCTGCCGCTATGGCCTGGGCGCGCGGGGGATGGGCGCTGGCGGTCATCCTCCTTGTGACCGCACGAGCGCAGTGGGAGTTCTACGCACTGCTCGACGCCGCCCGTCTGCCCAGCTTCCGCTGGTTCGGCGTCGCCGGCGGCATCGCGGTCGTCAGCGCGACTTGGTGGGGGTTCCGACATCCGGGACCGGACGGCCCGGAATCCCTGTTTGCACACGCCTGGTTTGCGGCCTTCTTTGTGATCTTTGCCCGCCAGTTCCACCAGCGCTTCAACCCCCGCCCGATCGAAACGATGTCGGGCACGCTGATGGGCCTGCTGTACATCGCGTTGCCGATGTCATTTTTCGTGCGCCTCCTGATGGCCTGGGGCGATTCGCCGGACGGCCGCTGGCTGCTGCTCTACATGATCGCGGTGGTGAAAGCGGGTGATGCCGGCGCCTATTTCATCGGATGCGCGATCGGGCGGCACAAGATGATTCCGCGCATCTCGCCGGCAAAGAGCTGGGAGGGCTTCTTCGGCGGTGTTGCGACCTCGGTCGCGGTTAGCCTCGCAGCGGCCGCAGGGTGGCCGGCTTCGGTCTCGCCTGTCACCATCCCGCTCGCTCACGCGGGAGTGCTCGGCGTCGCGCTCTCTGTCGCCGGAGTGCTGGGGGACTTGGCAGAATCACTGCTGAAACGTGCGGCCGGTGTCAAGGACGCCGGCGCGCTGCTGCCGGGGCTGGGCGGTCTGTTGGACGTGGTGGACAGCTTGTTGCCGGCCGCCCCCATCCTGTACCTTTACCTCCGCCATGTGGTGATCTGAAATGCGCGGTTCCTTTCCCCCTCGGCCGTTATGATTGCGGTCCTCACCCTCGTCGCAGCGGTGCTGTTGTTCAGCTTGACGATCTTCGTGCACGAGCTGGGGCATTTTCTCGTCGCGCGGCGTTGCGGGATGGTCGTGGAGACGTTTTCGATCGGCTTCGGCCCTGCCATCTGGAGCCGCCGAATTCGCGGCGTGCGATGGAAGCTTGGTGCGTTGCCGTTCGGCGGATACGTGGCGCTGCCGCAAATGGAACCCGGCGGAGGGGCCACGGAGGGAGGCGCGCAGCCGCCGCCCGCTGCGCCGCACTACCGTATCGCGGTCGCGTTGGCGGGCGCGGTTGCGAACCTTCTGCTGGCGTTCCTCGCCG
Protein-coding regions in this window:
- a CDS encoding ABC transporter ATP-binding protein is translated as MIRLENVEKVYRVGQTDVPALRGITLEIHRGEFFGLLGPSGSGKSTLMNLIGCLDRPSRGRYWLDGANVEELDDDALSEYRLRHLGFVFQSFNLIPQLTVRENIELPMYYRGVPPAESRARAEKLAEMVGLADRLRHRPAELSGGQCQRVAIARALANDPPVILADEPTGNLDSRTGLQIMELLASLNRDGRTVILVTHEPDIAAYARRRIWLRDGQIEREEVAAS
- a CDS encoding ABC transporter permease → MTLIGLVRNLRLGVKDILLHKTRSLLTTLGVVFGVGSVIAMLAVGEGASQEALNEIRKVGSRNIIIQSQKVVDEEISSRRYIRMSVYGLKYEDAERIRELGPAIRRIVPVRLMRRDGMLGMRRMELRVVATHPTWFELVPRRVVAGRVLREEDARHFARVCVLTETGARRLLAAEHVIGEKIQIGNQFFEVIGIVESGVSGRNIAVPDEEVDAYVPMNVQLQLFGEINARITSGSREMEKVELHQILVEIERDEMVEPMARAIEAMLRTFHPRKDYKLSVPLALLRQAERTKRTFNIVLGSIAGISLLVGGIGIMNIMLASVTERTREIGVRRAIGARRGQIVQQFLIETVVLSGVGGMIGIAVGVLIPLLITRVSGMPTLVPLYSLVLSFGISVSIGLIFGLYPAVRAARLDPIVALRHE
- a CDS encoding DMT family protein; protein product: MNRHLLISVGLLTCSNVFMTFAWYAHLRNLAHRPWFVAAIASWAIALFEYLLQVPANRIGHQALSVPQLKILQEAITLTVFVPFSVLYLKEPVRSDYLWAALCILAAVFFVFRARLAGG
- a CDS encoding 6-phosphofructokinase gives rise to the protein MVIAQSGGPTAVINQSLVGAIVEAKKHREIRGIYGSLHGLKGLLEDRLCDLRKETPANLELVARTPAAALGSVRKKPTPEDCARVFEVLRRREVRYFFYIGGNDSAETTHIIAEEARKAGFPIRCFHICKTIDNDLRENDHTPGFGSAARFVALAFMGDNLDNRSLPGVKINVVMGRHAGFLTAASALARVFPDDGPHLIYLPERPFSMDKFLEDVKAIYAKHGRCVVAVSEGIADEQGEPIVAKFTRETDSHGNVQLSGTGALGDLLAQMVRAKAEISRVRADTFGYLQRSFVGVVSAVDAREARRVGEMAVRFAVSGRHESGSTAIRRLPGRAYKVAIDSVELSKVAKETRHMPDEFISPAGNDVTPAFLEYVRPLVGELPKIGRLKAVLLPKV
- a CDS encoding 30S ribosomal protein S1; protein product: MAHKTTTRSPAVTGPDAQRAALEKMYEETLRDFTEGAIVTARVLEVRPTEVLVDIGYKSEGTLPASEFREGLDQLRPGDQFEVLIENLENDDGLVEVSKVRAEQQRKWENIVLNCTEGSAVTGEVKARVKGGMIVDIGVDAFVPASQLDVGAVKNPDDYLGKTLEFKIVKINKERRNVVLSRRELLEERRREAKRELLRDIRPGQIRRGVVKNLTEYGAFVDLQGMDGLLHITDMSYRRLNHPSEVVQVGQEVEVVVLSVDHEKERISLGLKQRMANPWEGVEDRYPVNSRVRGKVVSLVPYGAFVELEPGVEGLIHVSEMSWTKRVVKASDVLKVGDEVEAVVLGVSAADQKISLGLRQTLENPWERVQERYPIGSRVKGRVRNFTNYGAFVEIEEGIDGMIHVSDLSWTRKVNHPSEVLQKDQEVECVVLEVDPTEQRISLGLKQAQPDPWSGVQQRYRVGQRVKGRVSKVASFGAFVELEEGIDGLVHISQISDERVSRVRDVLQPGQEVEARVIKIDPVERKIGLSIKAAQVPDEEFTVSDEMLQGLRPGENLVDIAGAFEEAFGSLGTKEWHPGESSRDDRDGPAS
- the tyrS gene encoding tyrosine--tRNA ligase; the encoded protein is MNAQVAAQLEALASRTVDLVSREELAHRLHTCATEGRPLRIKYGADPSAPDLHLGHVVGLNKLRQFQDLGHTVVFIIGDFTARIGDPSGRSKTRPPLSAQQVAENARTYQAQVFRILREDRTEVRYNSEWLDPLRFDEVIRLAAHVTVAQMLQRDDFGARHAAGRPISLVEFLYPLVQAYDSVMVRADVELGGTDQLFNLLLGRELQTAMGQPPQVVMTMPLLEGLDGHQKMSKSLGNYVGVTDPPGEMFGKIMSLPDHLMWKYWALVMGCPEAEVRARQAEVAAGRRSPRDEKDELARRIVARFHGTAAADAASAEFAKVFTRREPPSEMPAVSLNDEERASGVRLYALLVRAGLAPTNSEARRLILQGAVEVGGERITDPTALVRPPPGCVIRAGRRGFARIDG
- a CDS encoding adenylosuccinate synthase; the encoded protein is MFTVLIGAQWGDEGKGKVIDVLTERADWVVRYQGGNNAGHTVEIGGVRHVLHLLPSGAMRPGVRCVIGNGVVVDPVALCAEIDELRAAGVDLRDRLFLSDRAHLVLPYHRALDAGREAALGRGERIGTTQRGIGPAYVDKAMRIGLRACALTDPDFPQIVRERLEAANRQLAATGQPALEVGPLAAQIAAAARQLAPHVTDTSRLLDEAWRRGEAVLFEGAQGTMLDVDFGTYPFVTSSNATAGGACTGSGVPPNRISRVIGVLKAYTTRVGEGPFPTELTDATGEALRQAGREFGATTGRPRRCGWWDAVVARYSARINGVQQWALTKLDVLGGFDPIRLCVAYELNGRRLDDVPADARALAACQPVYEEMPGWTGSLQHVRRLEDLPAAARRYLARIEQLTGVPIGILSLGAGRENTIVLDPPGVEHG
- a CDS encoding isoprenyl transferase, translating into MNTTAANRIPRHVAIIMDGNGRWARQRGWPRLRGHREGAESISAVLRVCKEVGIEILTLYAFSVENWVRPREEVHGLMRLLRRFLREREHELHEHRTRLRAIGRLQDLPPAVRAELERVIAATAHYRDRQLVLALSYGGRAEIADAARRIAQAVRDGQLDPQSVNEEVVARHLYAPDLPDPDLVIRTSGELRLSNFLLWQISYAELYFTPVLWPDFREEEFRAALASYRGRRRRFGDIQ
- a CDS encoding phosphatidate cytidylyltransferase, which gives rise to MNELRARLRNAVLLIAALAAAMAWARGGWALAVILLVTARAQWEFYALLDAARLPSFRWFGVAGGIAVVSATWWGFRHPGPDGPESLFAHAWFAAFFVIFARQFHQRFNPRPIETMSGTLMGLLYIALPMSFFVRLLMAWGDSPDGRWLLLYMIAVVKAGDAGAYFIGCAIGRHKMIPRISPAKSWEGFFGGVATSVAVSLAAAAGWPASVSPVTIPLAHAGVLGVALSVAGVLGDLAESLLKRAAGVKDAGALLPGLGGLLDVVDSLLPAAPILYLYLRHVVI